One part of the Solea solea chromosome 1, fSolSol10.1, whole genome shotgun sequence genome encodes these proteins:
- the sox32 gene encoding SRY-box transcription factor 32 yields MRFSHDPAHFQLSANSSTMFEADESGAAHGEQMTDMRSPSSGPSSPQSVNSDSSCTSPETKSASAQVRVRRPLNAFIIWTKEERRRLAQLNPDMENTDLSKILGKTWKAMSFAEKRPYMQEAERLRVQHTIDYPNYKYRPRRRKQLKKSSRPQSAEASLPSLCSSGLTAMPYNLHYLLQNQQQNFPNSPAFPNNFTPLYNSYQNNPVFTDATAAAATDTFSHKLYPSPPVYPAEQQLHHHQNMQCCYSAGPHMEQGESRFYGGPLSPAGPPLEFYLERVQMDMLYDLDRSEFEQYLGPSAHRPESVDPSSYHQQSSHHQQSGHREGRAVS; encoded by the exons ATGCGTTTTAGCCACGACCCGGCACATTTCCAGCTCTCCGCAAACAGCTCCACCATGTTCGAGGCCGACGAGTCCGGCGCCGCGCACGGCGAGCAGATGACCGACATGCGCTCCCCGAGTTCAGGGCCTTCCAGCCCGCAGTCCGTGAACTCGGACTCCAGCTGCACCAGCCCCGAGACCAAGTCTGCCTCCGCGCAGGTGAGGGTGAGGAGGCCGCTCAACGCCTTCATCATCTGGACCAAAGAGGAGCGACGGCGACTGGCGCAGCTCAACCCAGACATGGAGAACACGGACCTCAGCAAAATACTTG GAAAGACCTGGAAGGCCATGTCCTTCGCCGAGAAGCGTCCTTACATGCAGGAGGCCGAGCGCCTGCGCGTCCAGCACACCATCGATTACCCCAACTACAAGTACAGACCGCGCAGGAGGAAGCAGTTGAAGAAGAGCTCCAGACCTCAGAGCGCCGAGGCGTCGCTGCCTTCGCTGTGCAGCTCGGGCCTCACAGCGATGCCCTACAACCTCCACTACCTGCTCCAGAACCAGCAGCAGAACTTCCCAAACTCGCCCGCCTTCCCGAATAACTTCACCCCTCTGTACAACAGCTACCAGAACAACCCAGTTTTCACAGacgcaacagcagcagcggcgacCGACACCTTCTCACATAAGCTGTACCCGAGTCCACCTGTGTAtcctgcagagcagcagctgcaccaCCACCAGAACATGCAGTGCTGTTACTCTGCAGGGCCTCACATGGAGCAAGGGGAGTCCAGGTTCTACGGGGGCCCACTGAGTCCTGCTGGGCCCCCGCTGGAGTTTTACCTGGAGCGGGTTCAGATGGACATGTTGTACGATCTGGACCGCAGCGAGTTTGAACAGTACCTCGGTCCTTCAGCACACAGGCCCGAGTCCGTGGATCCCAGCAGTTACCATCAGCAGAGCAGCCACCATCAGCAGAGCGGCCACAGAGAGGGACGAGCAGTGTCCTGA